Proteins encoded in a region of the Diospyros lotus cultivar Yz01 chromosome 9, ASM1463336v1, whole genome shotgun sequence genome:
- the LOC127809157 gene encoding ACT domain-containing protein ACR9: protein MGIAWDDVVLIQLGKSPGEPSVITVNCPDKAGLGCDLCGIVVEFGLSITKGDFCTDGSWCYVVLWTVPQPSTLTVDWESLKSRLLSVCPSCSISFYFNQQYNSSLPPPLYMLKVFCVDRKGLLHDVTKALCQLELLIQRVKVMTTPDGKVLDLFFIIDSMDLLHTKKRREGTCEQLSAILGECCISCELELAGPEYESQQGFSSLQEAVAEELFSSELSTKEACSQALSPEMKKVKTANITIDNFMSPAHTLLQIQCVDQKNLVYDILRTSKDCDIQIAYGRISPSSGGSRTVDLFIQKTDGKKIVEPDHQNSLCSRLKEEMLHPLRVTIANRGPDIELLVANPVELSGKGRPRVFYDVTFALKMLGICVFSAEIGRHSTSNREWEVYRFLLDDSPEFPLASSQARNKIVDRVRRTLMGW from the exons ATGGGGATTGCTTGGGACGACGTCGTTCTGATCCAGCTGGGGAAAAGCCCCGGCGAGCCCTCCGTCATCACTGTCAACTGCCCTGACAAGGCCGGCCTCGGCTGCGATCTCTGCGGGATCGTCGTGGAATTCGGCCTCTCAATCACCAAAGGAG ATTTTTGCACAGATGGAAGCTGGTGTTACGTGGTGTTGTGGACTGTTCCACAGCCGAGCACATTGACAGTCGACTGGGAGAGCTTGAAATCCCGGTTACTCTCGGTGTGCCCTTCATGCTCAATTTCGTTTTACTTCAATCAGCAGTACAACAGTTCGCTTCCTCCGCCATTGTACATGTTGAAGGTGTTCTGCGTGGACCGGAAAGGGTTGTTACATG ACGTTACTAAGGCCCTCTGCCAGCTTGAGCTTCTAATTCAGAGAGTGAAAGTGATGACGACGCCGGATGGCAAAGTCTTGGatctcttcttcatcatcgATAGCAT GGACCTATTACACACAAAAAAGAGGCGAGAGGGCACATGTGAGCAGCTTAGTGCCATTTTAGGAGAGTGTTGCATCAGCTGTGAACTTGAGCTAGCAGGGCCTGAATATGAAAGTCAGCAAGGGTTCTCGTCCCTTCAAGAAGCAGTTGCAGAAGAATTATTCAGTTCTGAGCTGTCTACTAAGGAAGCATGTTCACAAGCTCTAAGCCCGGAGATGAAGAAGGTTAAGACAGCAAACATCACAATTGATAATTTCATGAGCCCAGCTCATACGTTACTTCAAATACAATGTGTTGATCAAAAGAACCTCGTCTACGACATTTTGAGGACTTCAAAGGACTGTGACATTCAG ATTGCTTATGGAAGAATATCGCCAAGTTCAGGAGGCAGCAGGACTGTGGATCTGTTTATCCAGAAAACCGACGGGAAGAAGATTGTAGAGCCTGACCATCAGAATTCTCTATGTTCTCGTTTAAAGGAGGAGATGCTTCACCCATTGCGAGTTACAATTGCCAACCGTGGCCCCGATATTGAACTCTTGGTCGCTAATCCAGTCGAGCTATCAGGGAAAGGAAGGCCACGCGTTTTCTATGATGTTACTTTTGCATTAAAGATGCTCGGCATATGTGTGTTCTCG GCTGAAATAGGGAGGCATTCAACATCAAATCGCGAGTGGGAAGTGTACAGATTCCTCTTGGATGACAGCCCGGAATTTCCATTGGCAAGCAGTCAAGCCAGGAACAAGATCGTTGACAGAGTGAGAAGAACACTGATGGGCTGGTGA